CAATTTTTGTCCGGCCACATAGGTAATGCCAAAGATTAGATTGGTTTGAATAAAAAGGGGCACTGCAATCAAGAAAATGTGCAATGGGTTTTCGACGATCAGCTCCCCTTTGAAAGCAAAGAGCAACACTAAAGTCACCAACAAAGCCGTAATCGCCACCGGGTTCAGGAAGTGTAAAAACTGTTGGTCAAACCATTCTTTCCCTTTGGTTCTCAGAATCCAATATCGGGATCCCATCCCAGCCACCAACGGTAACCCCACATAAATAGCTACCGAGAGCAAAAGGGTTTGCCAGGGCACCGTCAGATCGCTCATGGACAACAGCCATCGCCCCAGCGGTGCATAGAGAACTAGCATCGCCAGCGAATTCACCGCCACCATCACCAAAGTATGCCCTTGATTGCCATAGCTGAGGTAACCCCACATCAGTACCATCGCCGTACAGGGAGCAATACCCAACAAAATCGTCCCAGCAATATACGAATGGCTCAGGCTCACTTCCACGCCGCGAATCACCTCAGTGCCCGCCAACCAAGGCTGAAAAAGCCAACCCAGGAAAAATTGAGCGATCACCACCATCGTGAAGGGCTTGATCAACCAGTTCACCACTAAGGTCAACAGCACCGGCTTGGGAGATTTCAGGGCATGAGCCGCCTGGCCAAAATCAATTTTGACCATGATCGGATACATCATGAAAAACAGGCAAATGGCGATCGGAATCGAAACCTGGTAGATACTGAGAGCATCCAGCGTCACTGCCACCTGTGGAAACCACCGCCCCAAGAGGATCCCGGCCACGATACAAAGGGCTACCCAAACGGTCAGGTAACGCTCAAAAAAACTCAAGGATCCGCCAACAGAGGGCGCTTTCAGGTCAGATTCAGTCAGGGCCATGGTCAGAAGTTTTGCTGAGAAACCGGATCCGCAGGGATCCTGAACAGTGTTCTCAGGATACATCAAAAAAAATTGTTGGGCTTAGCCTTCTCCGTTAGCCTTCTATTCTGATGCTGATGCATAAAAGCAAAGCCATTTAGATCACTGCCCTCGATAGATATTCATGATCTGCTGCAACAAGCGAATCGCTTCCGCCTTCGGTCTTTGAAAGGAATTGCGTCCGATAATCGAGCCAAAGCCACCTCCATCCCGAATGCCGCGAATTTCTTCGAGCAGTTCTGCTTCCCCAATCGCAGGCCCACCGGAAAAAATTACGATCCGCCGCCCATCAAAAGCACATTGCACCACATGTCGCACGCGATCTGCCAAGGTTGAAATCGGGATCCCTTCTTTTTCATAAACCTTGCGGGCTGCTTCCTGTTCAATATGAGCGGTGGGCAATTTGACCTTGATGATGTGGGCTCCCAACTGGGCTGCAATATGGGCCGCATAGCCACAAATATCGATGGCAGTTTCCCCCTGCTTAGAAATGCCGGATCCGCGAGGATAAGACCAGATCACCACCACCAACCCGTACTGTTTTGCCTCTTCAGCAATGGCACGGATCTGTTCATACATCTCAAAGCGGTAGCTAGAGCCGGGATAAATGGTAAAGCCGATGCCCACACAACCCAAGCGCAGCGCATCCGCCACACTGCCAGTAATGGCCTGAATCGGATCCGCCTCATTTTGCAGAAGATCGTGGTCATTCAGTTTCAAAATCAACGGGATCTGTCCAGCAAATTCTCGTGCCCCGGCCTCCAAAAAACCCAATGGGGCTGCATAGGCATTGCAACCGGCTTCGATGGCCAACTGAAAGTGATAGCGCGGATCGTAGGCCGGCGGGTTGGGAGCAAAACTGCGGGCCGGGCCATGTTCAAACCCCTGATCCACGGGCAAAATCACCAATTTCCCCGTGCCTGCCAGGGATCCCTGTTCTAGCAGTCGGGCTAGGTTGGTCAGGGTGCCAGGGTTGTCGCTGCCATACCAGGAGAGGATCTTTTGCGTAATCTCAGACATGGGAGGAAGTGAGAAGTAATGATTTCAGGCTAACCTTCTCTCCTGAGAGGAGACTGAGTGGGCCATCTTCTAATCCGGGTCGATGCGGCCTAGAATGTCCCTGGGATCGCTGTTGCAGGGAGAGGAGCGCAAGCCATGGTGAAATCCGATTCTGCCCACTTGCTTACCCCTGATTTTCGCCTCAGTTTGGCCATTCTGGCTCTGTCGGTACCCTTGTTTTGGCTGTCTTTTTGGGCAGCATTGGTGGTGGGGCTATTTGGCCTGTTTTTGCTGGTGCAAACCTCCCTGATTGGGCTGGCCTTTACCAAAACGGCTTTGCAAGTGTATAGCGGCTCCAAACGGATTCGAGAGTTTCCCTACAGCGAGTGGCAAGACTGGCAAATTTTCTGGCCTTCGCTGCCGATTTTGTTCTTTTTCCGGGAAACCCAGAGCATTCATTTTTTGCCGATGTTGTTCAATCCTGCCGAATTGCAAAGCTGCTTGGAACAACGGGTGGGGTATCTCCATCCGAAGCCAGAACCCTTGACTTCAGCAACAGAGAATAGCTCGGGATCCCCAGGCGTAGCCAAGTCAAAACAGGCCCCATCCAGTCGATGACCCCCCATGCACAGTTCTAAGATGTGGGTTTGGCAACAAACGGAGGGCTTTCGCTGGTTACAGTGTCAGCTTTTGGCGGATTGGCCCCACGCTTTTGGTTGTCGAGATATTCACCCCCATAAGCCACCCCAGTTGGCCGCCCAGTTAAAACTTCCTCCCCAACGAGCCGTGTGGGGTCACCAGGTGCATGGCCCCGATTGGATTTGGGCAGACGAAGTTGAGCTAGCTGCAACGACACATCACTCAACGTTACCTGAACCATCCTCCGAGGACAGAGAAGTTGTCGTAACTCGCCCACAGGTGGATGCCATTATTGCCCGCCAGGGATCCGACTCCGCTTGGGTATGTACCGCCGATTGTGTGCCGATTTTGGTGGCCAGCCGGGAGTGGGTAGCGGCCATTCACGCTGGATGGAGAGGAACCGCCGCCCGCATTTTGCCCAACGTGTTGCAACAGTTTACCCAAGCCGGGATCCCTGCTGAACAGATCCGCATCGCCATCGGGCCAGCCATTTCCGGTGCCGTTTACCAAGTCTCCGAAGCAGTGGCAGAGCAGGTCTTGCAAACCCTTCCTCCCTCGCCAGTAGCCCGTTCAGCCCTCCTAGAAGATCCTCATCCGGGTAAAGTGCGTCTGGATCTGCGTCAGGTCAACCAAGCCCAAGCCCAACTCTACGGGATTCCGCCCCAGCATATTGCCCTTAGCCCCCATTGCACCCTCAGCCAGCCGCAAGATTTTTTTTCCTACCGCCGCGATGGATCCCTAAAAGATGAACAGGGTCGCCATTGTGTGCAGTGGTCGGGGATTGGTCTGCGGGCCTAGCCAGATAAAATTGGGAATAATAGCCGTAATACTATGACTGCTATGACTGAGGAAGATCCCATGCTTCGGAGTGCTGGATTGTTTTTTATGGTTCTGTCTCTCGGTCTGGCTTCGCTAGAAGGCGCACAGGCCCAAACGTCTTTGACAGGGATCAATCGCGCCAGTCAAATGCAGATCAATATCGGGGGCCGTGGGGGTTCGACTGCACCCGCTGCTACCGCTGGATCTGAGGCAGAAATGGATCCCTCAGTCCCTTCGCCACAAATGTGGGCAGAATGGCATATTCGGGCCAATGTCTGCACCGGAAACCTATCCACAGAAGAGTTGGCAGCACTCTTTCCAATGGTGAATCAAGCCTTAGTAGATACTGTCTGTCAGAGGGGAAGTTAGCCAGTTAGATCTCATTAGATCTCATTTGGCAAAACAAAACTATCTAAAGTAGAGAAGTAGAGATCGTTGCTGCTTGGCGTACCAGTTGTTTGAGTGCTTAATATGAATCTGAATCGCCCCAACCAAGCCCTAGTCCCTATCATGTAGACTGAGAAAGCTGTAAGGTAAAACGAACGTCCAAGGTCGCTGCTGCATGGATTTTGAGAAACTACTGGAAGAGTGGGTTGCAGCCTTCACTGAAGCTGCCGAAGACAGCCTAGCCTCTCTGGAAACCTTCCTCATCGAGCTGGCGGGACAACTGGCCGTACCCTTGGAGGAAACCTTTAACCAATGGGAGCAATTTTGGGGGGTCAATGAGCCAGAACCGGATCCGGAGCGCTCCAACGAAACATTCAGTACCAGTAGCGTGTATGTCAGCCCGATTGGCTTTGGTGGCTTGGTTGTCTACACTTACATCGCCTCTCCTCCCGGTTGTATTGGGGATCCCACCTGTCGTTACAATGCCCATTCCCCCGAGTTGCGCTGCGCCGTTAACCCCTGTGGCCCCTGTGAAGGTTGCCCCCATTACGAAAAAGCGGATGTATAGCCATGGGGATCCCGACTTCTGTGCAGAACCCTTCCGTTGGGTCTGCTGTGTCTTTACCTTCTAGCACCAACTTGCCGCTGAACCCCTGTGAGAAGCTTATTGTTGCCCTCGATACAGACTCTCTGGAGCAGGCTTTAGAGTGGGTAGATCTCCTGCCCCAAGTGCTGTGGTGGAAGGTGGGTTCAGAGCTGTTCACAGCGGTGGGATCCCCGATTTTGCAGGCTCTAAAGGAGCGGGGCAAACGGATTTTTTTGGATTTGAAACTGCACGATATTCCCAATACCGTTGGCCGTGCGACTCGAGTGGCCGTCAGCTACGGCGTGGATTTGCTCACCATTCATGCCAGTGGTGGGAGTGCCATGATGCGTGCAGCAGCTGAAGCAGCCCAATCCAGCTCTTGCCGGTTGTTGGCGGTTACCCTCCTCACCAGCCTCAGCCCTGAACAGGTGCAGCAAGAGTTGGGTATTGGCGAGGATCCTGCTGACTACATCCTACATTTGGCCCAACTGGCCCAAGCACAAGGGTTGACCGGCCTGGTTTGCTCTCCCCAAGAGGTGTCGCGGCTGCGTCAGGCTTTCGGATCCGAAGTTTTGCTGGTTACCCCAGGCATTCGTTTCAGCCCTACCAATACAGGCAATGACGCGCTACACCGTCTGGAGGATGACCAACAACGGATTTGGACCCCGGCTAGAGCCTTGCAGGCAGGGGCAGATTATTTGGTGGTGGGTCGCCCAGTGACCGCTGCTCCGGATCCGGTTGCTGCCTTTCAACAGTTGTGTGATGCTGCTGCCCATTAAGCTGAATGCCAAGGAACCCAGGGATCCCTTGGCTCAAAATCCCCCAACCTGGAGAGCCGGATCCTGGAGGTGGCGCTGGTTAAGGCTGGGTTTATCTGGAGCCACTGTTTTAGGGTTGGGCCTATTCAGCCAGCCTGCTCTGAGCCAAGCCAAGGGAGAACGCTGTTGGGCGGAGCCGCAACTTTGGGCTGAAGGGCTAACCGAACAATTGCCCCTATTTCTGAATTTGGCCTTGAGTCGCTCCCGTTCCGAGTTTCAGGTGGTGTTGGTGGGAGAACCTGAGGTGGAGCCCCTGGAGGATTTACCCATCCCCACAACGGGCTCCCCTCCACAGGGCTTTCGACTTTATTTCACCACCCTAGAACGCCGCTTGGTTTTGGATCCGACTCCAGACACAGATACAAAAAAAGGCCAAAACCCCCTTGCTGGTCGTCGAACCGAGAACATTCAACTGGCCTACGAGGCTTACCTCATCCGCTCTACCCCCAGGGATCCCTGGCAACTGGTGCGCTTGCAAGTGACTGGATCGGGTGTACCCATCCGGGATGTGACAGAGGGAATTACAGCTCAAGCAATCCGCAGTTGGCAGCAGGCCGGTTGCCCCTTGACGGGCGATCTAGAGTTAACTAAGCCTTCCTTTTAAGTTAGCGGATTAAGTCAGCGGACTGCTCCGGTTTCTCGGTCGCGTCAGCGATACGCAGCACTATGTAGCACTATAGAATTGCGCCTGAGGAGAATGAAATTCCCCCCTGCTACTCCCCGCAATCCTCTGCGCAAACCCCGTGGTTCAGCGCCTCATCTGCGCTTGAGGAGCAAACGTCAACGCCTGGGGGGATCCCTCCCTTGGCTGGGCAACTGGCTCCTTTGGGGTGGCATGGGACTCCTGCTTGGTCAGCGTCTGCGCTCCATCAGCCAACCGGCTCATTTGCAATGGTGGCGGGTCTTCCCTGTCAGTGATTCTGAGGGATCCCTCTATTCGGGACAAACGGAACTCCCCCTATTTCAGTGGATGGCGGGTGGATTTCTACCCTGGCTGGTGCAAGGGACAGGGATCCCGATTGAGGCGGTGCTGAGAGGGGTATCGGTGCTGGCCTGCCTGGTGATTTTGATCCTGTGCTGGAACTGGGGCAATTTCTGGAGTGCGGGCTTGTGGGGGTTAAGCCCCTGGGTTCTCACCCAAGGGTTAGAACCGGGCAGTGAGATTTTGGGCAGCTTGGTTTTGCTCTGCAGTTGTGGCATGGGTTCCTCTTCCCGCTGGGGAGGGTTGGCTCTAGCCTGTGCCCTCACACCCAAAGTTTGGCCCTTGGTGCTTCTGTTGACGGGGCTGTGGATCAGTCAGCAGTGGCCTCGACAGCGGTGGCGGGGGGCGGGTTTAATCCTGCTGGTGATGGGGCTTTCCTGGCTAGGACGGACGGATTGGCTTTCCGTGGTCACCGTGTCAACCCTGCCTACACATCGCCTTAGCTACTCAAGCGGTCTGGCCGTATTAGCCACCCTGATGTTGCCCTTGGGCTTAACCCTAGTACGACTGGGCTGGCCTTGGTCAGAGCGACAGCACACCCTGATCAGCTTGGCCAGTTTGGGACATGTCCTGTGGATGGGGGTGCTGGCTTTGCTGGTTTGGGGGCCACAGGTGAATGGTTTACAGCAGAGTGCCCGCTGGGGCTTGGTGGTGTTGCCCCTGCTGTGCTTAAGTGCCGGCGGGGTACTGGCGGAGATCCCTCATCCCACTTGGCGGCGGCTACTGGGATCCCTGCTGTTGAGCAGTTCTTTCCTGTTATCGTGGCAAGCATTGACGTGACATACTCCCGACGCTATACCTACGGTACGCTACGCGAGCATCCTACGGATAGAGCGCGGGCTTCTCCAGTCTTTCGACCTTCGCGTTTTTGAGTGAGCCGATGCCCCAGGCCCACTTTTTTGATGAGCACCGCAGAGTTCACATCTCGCGGCATCGACGCTCCACACTGGGGGCAGTCATGCCAGCGGTCAGCTAGTTCCTTCGGGACTCGGTTCAGGCACATTGCACAATGCTGAGATGTGCCAGCCGGGTTAACCTTCACAACCCACCGCCCAGCTTTTGCAGCTTTGTACGGAAGGATTTCGTTCAGGAACCCCGCTATCCCAGCATCAGCAAAACTTTTGTTCAGCCCAGACTTAGCCGCTTGACCATAGTGCTCCGCACCGCTGACGCGACTGGGCAAAAACTCACCGCCCTTACCTGTCTTTGGCTGGCAACGGCGGGTCATGTTGGCGACTTGCAAGTCCTCGACAAAGATTACGTCTGCCTTGTCCACCAACTCACCCGCCGTTTCAAAATGCCACTGCCGCCGCTGCCTAGCAATACGCTGGTGCAGCTTGGCAATTTTGGCATTGAGTTTCCGTCTTGCCTTCGACCCTTTGGGCCTCCGTTCACGCTTGGACTGAAGCTGGGCCAGCTTCTTTTCAGCCTGTCGGTAGAACTTCGGCGGTGTTTTCGTGGTGCCGTCTGAGCAGGCGATGAAGTACTCCAGCCCAGCATCTACCCCCAGACTGTTGGCCTCGGTCGGGACCACCTCAGGCAGCGGCTTATCATGCTCCGCATGGTTCGGAGAACCATCAGGCACCGACTTATCTTCCAGAGAAAACGTCACGTACCACCCATCAGCCTTGAGCGATATTGACACTGTTTTGAGCGCAAACCCCTCAGGTAATGGCCTGTGGCAGATGAACTTCACCACCCCAATCTTGGGTAGCGTGACCCGATGGCGCTCCGCGCCGTGCGGAGCACGATTGTCCTTAATCCAGTCGTGACTGGCCTGGGGGTAGGTGAACGTCCGATAGCGATTCTGCCCTTTGAACCGGGGCCTACCGCTACGCTTGCCCGAGCTATCACCCTTGATGAATCGCTCAAAGGCCAAATCAACCCGCCCCACCATGTCCTGAAGCACTTGGGAATGGATCTCTTTGTACCAAGGGCGTTCACCCTTCAGGGGCACCAAAGACCGCTTCTGACTGTAATAGTTGGGCTGCTCCCGTGGCTCGGCAATACTCGCCACTAGCGGACAAGCGTTGATTGGGCAACGGTTCATCTCCCACCAGTCAAAGCGATCTGCCAGCAGCCAGTTGTACTGATGCCGCAACATCTCAAGCCAGCGACTCATCTGACATCGCTGTTGGTAAGTGGGTTGCAATCGGTATTGGTAGGCAATTCGCATACAGTCAGTGCTCTGGAATGAGTCCTACTTCATCGCCAGTTGTGGCGGGGTTAGGGTGTCCGTCTTCTGGACGAGAGGCATCGCTCGCCTCTCATCCCGACGCTCCCCTCCGGGAGAGCGCGGGGATCCCCGCCGACTAAGCTAAACTCAAGTCCGAGCTCAACAGTTCCCCGTTTTGTCTCTCCCTCCCATGACCCAAACCCCTATCCGTCCACAGTTGCACAGCCTGTTTACCGAGCGCGCCCAGACCCTCATCCCTCCCCCTTTCGGTGCGGAGATTCCCGGTGCAGTACCGGTGGTGACCAGTTTTGCCTTTGGACTGGCGGATCCCACGCTGTTTCCCAAGGCGGAGTTGGCCCAGGCAACCGCAGAGGTGTTGGCGGAGGATGGGGATGATGCCCTGAATTACGGGGGCACCTTTGCTGGGTTGATCGACTTGGTGTTGCAGTTGATGCAGGCCAGAGGGGTGAAGGCCGAACCGGAAAACCTCCTGATTAGCTACGGCTCAGGGCAGATCCTTGGCCTGCTGCCGCAAGTTTTTGTAGAACCCGGGGATGTGGTGATTGTAGAAGGGCCAACCTTTATGGGGGCCGTCAGTCGTTTTGCGGCGGCGGGGGCACGTCTCATCTCGATTCCGGTGGATGGAGAAGGGATGGTCGTGGCTCACTTAGAGCAGGTCTTACAAAACTTGGCTCAGCAAGGGATCCGCCCCCGCTTCATCTACACCATTCCCACCTTCCAAAACCCAAAAGGCTCAACCCTCTCCCTATCGCGGCGACAAAAGTTGGTGCAGCTAGCGGCTGACTACGGCGTGGTGGTGGTGGAGGATGACGCCTACTACGATCTGCGCTTCGCCGGGGATCCCTTGCCGACCCTGGCTTCGATGGATCGGGAAGGTTGGGTGCTCTATGTGGGAACCTTCTCCAAGATCGTGGTGCCGGGGGTACGGGTGGGCTGGGCCTGTGGTCATCCTGAGATCATTCAGCGGTTGGAGATGTTTCGCAGCGAGGGATCCCTGGGGCCATTCTTGGGGCGGGTGGTGGCTCGCTATTGTGCAGAAGGCCGCTTACAAGGCCACATCCAACTCCTGATCCAGCGTTACCGAGAAAAATGCCAGTTGATGCTGGATACTTTGGCGCAAGCCTTTCCAGCGGACGTCCGGGTTGAGGCCCCGGG
The window above is part of the Thermostichus vulcanus str. 'Rupite' genome. Proteins encoded here:
- a CDS encoding PLP-dependent aminotransferase family protein → MTQTPIRPQLHSLFTERAQTLIPPPFGAEIPGAVPVVTSFAFGLADPTLFPKAELAQATAEVLAEDGDDALNYGGTFAGLIDLVLQLMQARGVKAEPENLLISYGSGQILGLLPQVFVEPGDVVIVEGPTFMGAVSRFAAAGARLISIPVDGEGMVVAHLEQVLQNLAQQGIRPRFIYTIPTFQNPKGSTLSLSRRQKLVQLAADYGVVVVEDDAYYDLRFAGDPLPTLASMDREGWVLYVGTFSKIVVPGVRVGWACGHPEIIQRLEMFRSEGSLGPFLGRVVARYCAEGRLQGHIQLLIQRYREKCQLMLDTLAQAFPADVRVEAPGGGFFVWCELPPDLKATELLKATRALGVTFLPGTRCFADGQGDNALRLAFSYQPDERIVTGIQTLGERMHALRNRH
- a CDS encoding RNA-guided endonuclease InsQ/TnpB family protein, with the translated sequence MRIAYQYRLQPTYQQRCQMSRWLEMLRHQYNWLLADRFDWWEMNRCPINACPLVASIAEPREQPNYYSQKRSLVPLKGERPWYKEIHSQVLQDMVGRVDLAFERFIKGDSSGKRSGRPRFKGQNRYRTFTYPQASHDWIKDNRAPHGAERHRVTLPKIGVVKFICHRPLPEGFALKTVSISLKADGWYVTFSLEDKSVPDGSPNHAEHDKPLPEVVPTEANSLGVDAGLEYFIACSDGTTKTPPKFYRQAEKKLAQLQSKRERRPKGSKARRKLNAKIAKLHQRIARQRRQWHFETAGELVDKADVIFVEDLQVANMTRRCQPKTGKGGEFLPSRVSGAEHYGQAAKSGLNKSFADAGIAGFLNEILPYKAAKAGRWVVKVNPAGTSQHCAMCLNRVPKELADRWHDCPQCGASMPRDVNSAVLIKKVGLGHRLTQKREGRKTGEARALSVGCSRSVP
- the arsB gene encoding ACR3 family arsenite efflux transporter, translating into MALTESDLKAPSVGGSLSFFERYLTVWVALCIVAGILLGRWFPQVAVTLDALSIYQVSIPIAICLFFMMYPIMVKIDFGQAAHALKSPKPVLLTLVVNWLIKPFTMVVIAQFFLGWLFQPWLAGTEVIRGVEVSLSHSYIAGTILLGIAPCTAMVLMWGYLSYGNQGHTLVMVAVNSLAMLVLYAPLGRWLLSMSDLTVPWQTLLLSVAIYVGLPLVAGMGSRYWILRTKGKEWFDQQFLHFLNPVAITALLVTLVLLFAFKGELIVENPLHIFLIAVPLFIQTNLIFGITYVAGQKLGLSYEDAAPAALIGASNHFEVAIATAVVLFGLNSGAALATVVGVLIEVPVMLMLVEVCKRTAFAFPRQLEKASLPDPRCLRKM
- the pyrF gene encoding orotidine-5'-phosphate decarboxylase — its product is MSLPSSTNLPLNPCEKLIVALDTDSLEQALEWVDLLPQVLWWKVGSELFTAVGSPILQALKERGKRIFLDLKLHDIPNTVGRATRVAVSYGVDLLTIHASGGSAMMRAAAEAAQSSSCRLLAVTLLTSLSPEQVQQELGIGEDPADYILHLAQLAQAQGLTGLVCSPQEVSRLRQAFGSEVLLVTPGIRFSPTNTGNDALHRLEDDQQRIWTPARALQAGADYLVVGRPVTAAPDPVAAFQQLCDAAAH
- a CDS encoding DUF3119 family protein, with translation MVKSDSAHLLTPDFRLSLAILALSVPLFWLSFWAALVVGLFGLFLLVQTSLIGLAFTKTALQVYSGSKRIREFPYSEWQDWQIFWPSLPILFFFRETQSIHFLPMLFNPAELQSCLEQRVGYLHPKPEPLTSATENSSGSPGVAKSKQAPSSR
- a CDS encoding class I fructose-bisphosphate aldolase yields the protein MSEITQKILSWYGSDNPGTLTNLARLLEQGSLAGTGKLVILPVDQGFEHGPARSFAPNPPAYDPRYHFQLAIEAGCNAYAAPLGFLEAGAREFAGQIPLILKLNDHDLLQNEADPIQAITGSVADALRLGCVGIGFTIYPGSSYRFEMYEQIRAIAEEAKQYGLVVVIWSYPRGSGISKQGETAIDICGYAAHIAAQLGAHIIKVKLPTAHIEQEAARKVYEKEGIPISTLADRVRHVVQCAFDGRRIVIFSGGPAIGEAELLEEIRGIRDGGGFGSIIGRNSFQRPKAEAIRLLQQIMNIYRGQ
- the pgeF gene encoding peptidoglycan editing factor PgeF; this translates as MHSSKMWVWQQTEGFRWLQCQLLADWPHAFGCRDIHPHKPPQLAAQLKLPPQRAVWGHQVHGPDWIWADEVELAATTHHSTLPEPSSEDREVVVTRPQVDAIIARQGSDSAWVCTADCVPILVASREWVAAIHAGWRGTAARILPNVLQQFTQAGIPAEQIRIAIGPAISGAVYQVSEAVAEQVLQTLPPSPVARSALLEDPHPGKVRLDLRQVNQAQAQLYGIPPQHIALSPHCTLSQPQDFFSYRRDGSLKDEQGRHCVQWSGIGLRA
- a CDS encoding DUF6464 family protein; translation: MDFEKLLEEWVAAFTEAAEDSLASLETFLIELAGQLAVPLEETFNQWEQFWGVNEPEPDPERSNETFSTSSVYVSPIGFGGLVVYTYIASPPGCIGDPTCRYNAHSPELRCAVNPCGPCEGCPHYEKADV